A single window of Cololabis saira isolate AMF1-May2022 chromosome 24, fColSai1.1, whole genome shotgun sequence DNA harbors:
- the LOC133425092 gene encoding surface protein-like, producing MTTASSETRALCGRFRRKRDSGRLQLPSNRRKGVNTRQPIRTVFIACTETEDTPPQTRPTAAMDTSRGRVRLHPPSAAAPAYWDSVSRETEAAPAYWDSVSTETEAAPAYWDSVSTETVAAPAYWDSVSTETEAAPAYWDSVSTETEAAPAYWDSVSTETEAAPAYWDSVSTETGAAPSYCDSVSTETEAAPAYWDSVSTETEAAPAYWDFVSTETEAAPAYWDSVSTETEAAPAPSSRCACCFFLYLLLSVVPVPFSDVTPVLKEGGGRSSPSRVKGRGCLHPSSRTISGSGCQMPELPSGPGLCSMQMMWFCWRSVALSSF from the exons ATGACCACGGCTTCATCAGAAACACGAGCCCTCTGCGGGCGGTTCCGGCGGAAGCGGGACTCCGGAAGACTGCAGTTGCCTAGCAACCGGAGGAAAGGCGTAAACACCcgtcagccaatcagaacagtGTTCATAGCGTGTACAGAGACTGAGGACACGCCCCCCCAGACACGCCCCACCGCCGCCATGgac ACGAGCCGTGGACGCGTCCGTCTCCATCCGCCGTCAGCAGCAGCCCCCGCCTACTGGGACTCCGTTTCCAGGGAGACGGAGGCAGCCCCCGCCTACTGGGACTCCGTTTCCACGGAGACAGAGGCAGCCCCCGCCTACTGGGACTCAGTTTCCACGGAGACGGTGGCAGCCCCTGCCTACTGGGACTCCGTTTCCACGGAGACGGAGGCAGCCCCCGCTTACTGGGACTCCGTTTCCACAGAGACGGAGGCAGCCCCCGC CTACTGGGACTCCGTTTCCACGGAAACGGAGGCAGCCCCCGCCTACTGGGACTCCGTTTCCACGGAGACGGGGGCAGCCCCCTCCTACTGCGACTCCGTTTCCACGGAGACGGAGGCAGCCCCTGCCTACTGGGACTCCGTTTCCACGGAGACGGAGGCAGCGCCCGCCTACTGGGACTTCGTTTCCACAGAGACGGAGGCAGCCCCCGCCTACTGGGACTCCGTTTCCACGGAGACGGAGGCAGCCCCCGCCCCCTCTTCGCGCTGcgcctgttgtttttttctctaccTCCTTCTCTCAGTTGTTCCGGTGCCATTCTCGGACGTCACCCCGGTCCTTAAGGAGGGGGGGGGACGTAGCTCGCCGTCAAGGGTCAAAGGGCGGGGTTGTTTACATCCATCGTCCCGAACTATTTCCGGTTCTGGTTGCCAGATGCCGGAGTTGCCATCTGGACCAGGTCTCTGCtctatgcagatgatgtggttctgtTGGCGCAGCGTCGCCTTGTCGTCGTTTTGA